A genomic region of Streptosporangium lutulentum contains the following coding sequences:
- a CDS encoding vWA domain-containing protein yields MRSDRETPAPGPDLRDADAPAGRGSGPPEADGRARNAGGDPRDAVDALAGASRPYLLGVRHHSPALAAVVPDLLDAAGAEVVCVELPADFQPWLVHLADPATLAPVALAGTLGDGRLGFYPFADFSPELAAVRWARERGAEVLCCDLPLSAPAWSASDPPPSGVAANVFSDALTASSTGREGDDMWDRAVEVLAPGCLPEAVRRAALGVGWALRQDAEASGGVPPRDLAREAHMREVLAEAALGGRRVAAVIGAFHAPALVVPEPAAPAPGTGPSAAPGTGGPPPATSFVPYAFDLLDSRSGYPAGIRDPRWQQAIFTAGGDPGKIRDAAARTITDLCRELRAAGHTAGTGEAVETLRLACDLAGLRDLPAPGRGEVLEAVTTVLGQGESLGRGLTLARALETVLVGTERGRTAPGTPRSGLGPAVEAELAELRLPCPGDPAPREFRLDPLRSDLDRRREILLQRLLVCGTGYGLQIEVAGTGDATALTTRWQLSWTPSAAALLDLAGVRGVTAALAAAGTLRETFRRQSAEGGPTCEPVLAGLRAAAVCDLPGLVSDRLADAATVLPAAAGLPDLLQALDLLEALRREHLPGTTPESRDQAADLTGTLIEAAVRSLPGLAGSDRPADAAALIALVTRSAEHRLGLRVDDALGALARTGSPLIQGAALAARVLLDLDPPETLGARTAGWIDTATGPDGRRRLSRLLTGLLVASGPLLQSAAAALDPLLERIDVLPDQGFLDRLPALRGGFDTLAPAARDRFLRTVTDRLGDRLDLALSAPPELLALWTAADAAGLAALTGLRLPGLSPSASGSEPPGPSEPPGPSEAPGSDSRTTPTPALALALARQETAHGTGTTGHRTVPEGEGEIAPRRLSPADRWRLLLGRETGRLPTDARRYAHALDELYGAGRGEGAGDLGHGQGDVGGQGASFPSAREWASELDALFGSEVREEVLAQAADTGRTDVLQVLDPDAVRPSIELLTSVLSLAGGLPEQRLSRLRPLVRRLVTELAQELATRMRPAMAGLAMPRPTRRPGGRLNLPATLRANLAHARRTDDGRILVVPERPVFTTRTRAEVDWRLIFVVDVSGSMEASVVWSALTAAVLGGVPTLSTHFLAFSTQVIDLTDQVGDPLSLLLDVRVGGGTHIAAGLAHARSLVTVPSRTLVVVVSDFEEGHPLGGLLGEVRSLVSSGVHLLGCAALDDTGAPRYSVSVARQLVAAGMPVAALSPLALARWVGDRLRGETR; encoded by the coding sequence GTGAGGAGCGATCGGGAAACCCCTGCCCCCGGCCCGGACCTCCGGGACGCGGATGCTCCGGCGGGCCGGGGCTCCGGCCCGCCGGAGGCGGACGGCCGCGCGCGGAACGCCGGAGGTGACCCCCGGGACGCGGTGGACGCGCTCGCCGGAGCCTCCCGGCCCTACCTCCTCGGGGTGCGCCACCACAGCCCCGCGCTGGCGGCGGTCGTCCCCGATCTCCTCGACGCCGCCGGAGCCGAGGTGGTCTGCGTCGAGTTGCCGGCCGACTTCCAGCCGTGGCTGGTCCACCTGGCGGATCCGGCCACCCTCGCGCCGGTCGCCCTCGCAGGAACGCTGGGGGACGGCCGTCTCGGCTTCTACCCCTTCGCCGACTTCTCCCCCGAACTGGCCGCCGTCCGCTGGGCGCGGGAACGCGGCGCCGAGGTGCTCTGCTGCGACCTTCCGCTCTCCGCCCCCGCCTGGTCCGCGAGCGATCCGCCTCCGTCCGGTGTGGCGGCGAACGTCTTCTCCGACGCCCTGACCGCCTCCTCCACGGGCCGGGAGGGGGACGACATGTGGGATCGTGCCGTCGAGGTGCTCGCCCCCGGGTGCCTGCCCGAGGCGGTGCGCCGGGCCGCGCTGGGTGTGGGCTGGGCCCTGCGCCAGGACGCGGAGGCCTCCGGCGGCGTGCCGCCCCGGGACCTGGCCCGTGAGGCGCACATGCGCGAGGTCCTCGCCGAAGCCGCCCTGGGCGGCCGGCGGGTCGCCGCGGTGATCGGCGCCTTCCACGCCCCCGCGCTGGTCGTCCCGGAGCCCGCCGCCCCGGCACCCGGCACCGGCCCGTCCGCCGCACCGGGCACCGGAGGCCCCCCGCCCGCCACGTCGTTCGTCCCGTACGCCTTCGACCTGCTCGACTCCCGGTCCGGCTATCCGGCGGGCATCCGCGATCCGCGCTGGCAACAGGCGATCTTCACGGCCGGCGGCGATCCGGGGAAGATCAGGGACGCCGCGGCCCGTACGATCACCGACCTGTGCCGGGAGCTGCGGGCCGCCGGGCACACCGCCGGCACCGGCGAGGCCGTGGAGACGCTGCGGCTGGCCTGCGACCTGGCGGGGTTGCGGGACCTGCCCGCACCGGGCCGCGGCGAGGTGCTGGAGGCGGTGACGACCGTACTCGGCCAGGGCGAGTCGCTGGGGCGCGGCCTGACACTCGCTCGCGCCCTGGAGACGGTCCTCGTCGGCACCGAGCGCGGCAGGACCGCGCCGGGCACGCCCCGTTCCGGGCTGGGGCCCGCGGTCGAGGCCGAGCTGGCGGAGCTGAGGCTGCCCTGCCCCGGCGATCCCGCCCCCCGCGAGTTCCGCCTCGACCCGCTCCGCTCCGACCTGGACCGCCGCCGCGAGATCCTGCTGCAACGCCTGCTGGTGTGCGGCACCGGGTACGGCCTGCAGATCGAGGTGGCGGGCACGGGCGACGCGACCGCGCTCACCACCCGATGGCAGCTCTCGTGGACCCCTTCGGCCGCCGCGCTGCTCGACCTGGCGGGTGTCCGGGGCGTCACCGCCGCCCTGGCCGCCGCCGGGACGCTGCGCGAGACCTTCCGCCGTCAGTCGGCGGAGGGCGGCCCCACCTGCGAGCCGGTCCTCGCGGGACTGCGCGCCGCGGCCGTCTGCGACCTGCCGGGCCTGGTCTCCGACCGTCTTGCGGACGCCGCCACCGTGCTTCCCGCCGCCGCGGGTCTCCCCGATCTTCTCCAGGCACTCGACCTGCTGGAGGCCCTGCGCCGCGAGCACCTTCCCGGCACCACTCCCGAAAGCCGGGACCAGGCCGCGGACCTGACCGGCACCCTGATCGAGGCGGCCGTCCGATCGCTTCCCGGCCTGGCCGGCAGCGACCGGCCCGCGGACGCCGCCGCCCTGATCGCACTGGTCACCCGCTCCGCCGAGCACCGGCTGGGCCTGCGCGTCGACGACGCCCTGGGCGCTCTCGCGCGCACCGGCTCCCCGCTCATTCAGGGGGCCGCGCTCGCGGCCCGGGTCCTGCTGGACCTGGACCCGCCGGAGACCCTCGGGGCACGGACGGCCGGATGGATCGACACCGCCACCGGACCGGACGGACGCCGCCGCCTGTCCCGCCTGCTCACCGGCCTGCTGGTCGCCTCGGGCCCGCTCCTGCAGTCGGCCGCGGCGGCTCTCGACCCGCTGCTGGAGCGCATCGACGTCCTGCCCGACCAGGGCTTCCTGGACCGGCTACCGGCGCTGCGCGGCGGTTTCGACACGCTCGCCCCGGCGGCGCGCGACCGGTTCCTGCGGACCGTGACCGACCGGCTCGGCGATCGGCTCGACCTGGCACTGAGCGCTCCGCCCGAACTCCTGGCCCTGTGGACCGCCGCGGACGCCGCCGGGCTGGCCGCCCTGACCGGCCTGCGGCTGCCCGGGCTCTCCCCTTCCGCGTCCGGATCCGAGCCGCCCGGACCGTCCGAGCCGCCCGGACCGTCTGAGGCGCCCGGCTCGGACAGCCGGACCACGCCCACGCCCGCGCTCGCGCTCGCGCTCGCACGGCAGGAGACCGCACACGGGACCGGGACGACCGGGCACCGGACCGTACCCGAGGGTGAGGGGGAGATCGCCCCGAGGCGGCTCTCCCCGGCCGACCGGTGGCGCCTGCTCCTCGGCAGGGAGACCGGACGCCTTCCCACCGATGCCCGGCGTTACGCGCACGCCCTGGACGAGTTGTACGGGGCGGGCAGGGGCGAAGGAGCCGGAGACCTCGGGCACGGGCAGGGTGACGTCGGCGGGCAGGGCGCCTCCTTCCCCTCCGCCCGCGAATGGGCCTCCGAGCTCGACGCCCTGTTCGGCTCGGAGGTACGGGAGGAGGTGCTGGCCCAAGCGGCCGACACCGGACGGACCGACGTGCTGCAGGTGCTCGATCCCGACGCCGTGCGCCCGTCGATCGAACTGCTGACCTCCGTCCTGTCCCTGGCGGGCGGCCTGCCCGAGCAGCGACTCTCCCGGCTGCGGCCGCTGGTCCGGCGGCTGGTCACCGAGCTGGCACAAGAGCTCGCCACCCGGATGCGTCCCGCGATGGCCGGCCTGGCGATGCCGCGTCCCACCCGCCGCCCCGGCGGGCGGCTCAACCTGCCCGCCACGCTCCGGGCCAACCTGGCGCACGCGCGGCGGACCGACGACGGCAGGATCCTGGTCGTTCCGGAGCGGCCGGTCTTCACCACCCGTACCCGCGCCGAGGTCGACTGGCGGCTGATCTTCGTGGTCGACGTGTCCGGTTCGATGGAGGCCTCGGTGGTCTGGTCCGCGCTGACCGCGGCCGTCCTGGGAGGCGTGCCCACGCTGTCCACCCACTTCCTGGCCTTCTCCACCCAGGTGATCGACCTGACGGACCAGGTCGGCGACCCGCTGTCTCTGCTGCTCGACGTGCGGGTCGGCGGCGGCACCCACATCGCCGCCGGGCTGGCCCACGCGCGCTCCCTGGTCACCGTGCCGAGCCGCACGCTCGTCGTCGTGGTCAGCGACTTCGAGGAGGGCCACCCCCTCGGAGGGCTCCTCGGCGAGGTCCGCTCCCTTGTCTCCTCCGGGGTGCACCTGCTGGGCTGCGCCGCCTTGGACGACACCGGCGCCCCTCGCTACTCGGTATCCGTCGCCCGGCAACTTGTCGCGGCCGGCATGCCCGTCGCCGCGCTCAGCCCGCTCGCCCTCGCCCGCTGGGTGGGCGACCGCCTTCGAGGAGAAACCCGTTGA
- a CDS encoding ATP-binding protein: MTMTEPAAVPAAPPNRQTSPAEERYAAELAFLAAHDDGPRPPGWALTPRAVVTFVCGSGGETLELPGARKAKGGDPGDSGVPPTRLVVSSKFVGERSLIERCVVTLAGERGLLLVGEPGTAKSMLSELLAAAVCGTSSLTVQGTAGTTEDAFRYGWNYALLLAQGPSRQALVDSPVLNAMRTGRVARIEEITRCLPEVQDALVSILSDRRLSVPELTGTPDALPTAAPGFTVIATANLRDRGVSEMSAALKRRFNFETVAPIADPAAEAALVRSQATSVVRRAGAAFEVDDAVLDALVTVFRDLRSGRSAEGWDVERPGTVMSTAEAVQVAASLGVAAAYLPGGDVLDLVPGHLLGVVRKDDPADHARLLGYWDGPVRRRAEDGSAMWRRLWDLRENLR, encoded by the coding sequence ATGACCATGACGGAACCGGCGGCCGTCCCCGCGGCCCCGCCCAACCGGCAGACATCGCCGGCCGAAGAACGGTACGCCGCCGAACTCGCCTTCCTCGCCGCCCACGACGACGGCCCCCGCCCGCCGGGCTGGGCGCTGACCCCTCGGGCGGTGGTCACCTTCGTCTGCGGCAGCGGGGGCGAGACGCTCGAACTTCCCGGCGCCCGGAAAGCGAAGGGCGGCGACCCCGGCGACAGCGGCGTGCCACCCACCCGGCTCGTCGTGTCCTCCAAGTTCGTCGGCGAGCGCTCCCTGATCGAACGCTGTGTGGTCACGCTCGCCGGCGAGCGCGGCCTGCTGCTGGTCGGCGAGCCCGGCACCGCCAAGTCGATGCTCTCCGAGCTGCTCGCCGCCGCCGTCTGCGGCACGAGCTCGCTCACCGTGCAGGGCACCGCCGGCACCACCGAGGACGCCTTCCGCTACGGCTGGAACTACGCCCTGCTGCTCGCCCAGGGACCGAGCAGGCAGGCGCTGGTCGACTCCCCGGTGCTGAACGCCATGCGCACCGGGCGCGTCGCCCGGATCGAGGAGATCACCCGCTGCCTGCCCGAGGTGCAGGACGCCCTGGTGTCGATCCTGTCCGACCGGCGCCTCAGCGTGCCCGAGCTGACCGGCACACCCGACGCCCTGCCGACGGCCGCCCCCGGCTTCACCGTGATCGCCACGGCCAACCTGCGCGACCGCGGCGTCTCGGAGATGTCGGCGGCGCTCAAACGCCGGTTCAACTTCGAGACCGTCGCCCCCATCGCCGACCCCGCCGCCGAGGCCGCCCTGGTGCGCAGCCAGGCCACCTCCGTGGTGCGGCGGGCGGGAGCCGCCTTCGAGGTCGACGACGCCGTGCTGGACGCGCTGGTCACCGTCTTCCGCGACCTGCGCTCCGGCCGCTCTGCCGAGGGCTGGGACGTGGAACGGCCGGGCACCGTGATGTCCACCGCCGAGGCGGTGCAGGTGGCCGCCTCCCTCGGGGTGGCGGCGGCCTACCTGCCCGGCGGGGACGTGCTCGACCTGGTGCCCGGCCACCTGCTCGGCGTGGTCCGCAAGGACGATCCGGCCGACCACGCGCGGCTGCTCGGCTACTGGGACGGCCCGGTGCGCCGCCGCGCCGAGGACGGCTCCGCGATGTGGCGCCGGCTCTGGGACCTGCGGGAGAACCTGCGGTGA
- a CDS encoding monooxygenase has protein sequence MRWLSGAAAALATVVLITSCSAAGQPSGSSTTGATAGTGAHGAHGKPAAPPPAAPLRASERFVNLTLPQPYEPAAPSAGGNDEYRCFLVDPKLSDRAFLTGSQFLPQNTDLVHHAIVFRVGPDKVEAARALDARTPGEGWTCFGDAGIDDGDWIGHWAPGADETLLTQKVGYPMPPGSQLIMQVHYSLLASGGKPAGSDQSAIRLRLTDGKADLEPLVTNRLVAPIELPCAADESGPLCDREAAVRDVVGRFGEQAGGMVAGLNQFCNNARPPVASPTQHCDRKINENGTVYAVAGHMHLLGRSIKVELNPGKSGAQTLLDIPNYNFDEQAIRPLAKPVALRSGDVLRVTCTHDAGLRKKLPALRDLPARYVVWGEGTADEMCLGLLVASPAS, from the coding sequence GTGCGATGGTTGAGCGGGGCGGCGGCCGCGCTCGCCACCGTCGTCCTCATCACGTCATGCTCGGCGGCGGGGCAGCCGAGTGGCTCCTCCACGACGGGTGCGACCGCCGGCACCGGGGCGCACGGCGCCCACGGAAAGCCCGCCGCGCCACCGCCGGCGGCGCCGCTGCGGGCCTCCGAACGGTTCGTCAACCTGACGCTGCCCCAGCCGTACGAACCGGCGGCGCCCTCCGCCGGGGGGAACGACGAATACCGCTGTTTCCTGGTCGATCCCAAGCTGTCCGACCGGGCGTTCCTCACGGGCAGCCAGTTCCTGCCGCAGAACACCGACCTCGTCCACCACGCGATCGTCTTCCGGGTCGGTCCTGACAAGGTCGAGGCCGCCCGCGCCCTCGACGCCCGCACGCCCGGCGAGGGCTGGACCTGCTTCGGCGACGCCGGCATCGACGACGGCGACTGGATCGGCCACTGGGCACCGGGAGCCGACGAGACGCTGCTCACCCAGAAGGTCGGCTATCCGATGCCGCCCGGCAGCCAGTTGATCATGCAGGTGCACTACAGCCTGCTCGCCAGCGGGGGCAAGCCGGCCGGTAGCGACCAGTCCGCGATCCGGCTGCGGCTCACCGACGGAAAGGCCGACCTTGAGCCGCTGGTGACCAACCGGCTGGTGGCACCGATCGAGCTGCCCTGCGCGGCCGACGAATCCGGTCCGCTGTGTGACCGTGAAGCCGCGGTCCGCGATGTCGTCGGCCGCTTCGGGGAGCAGGCCGGGGGCATGGTGGCCGGGCTCAACCAGTTCTGCAACAACGCCAGGCCCCCGGTCGCCTCGCCCACCCAGCACTGCGATCGGAAGATCAACGAGAACGGCACGGTGTACGCCGTCGCCGGGCACATGCACCTGCTCGGACGCTCGATCAAGGTGGAGCTCAACCCCGGGAAATCCGGCGCGCAGACCCTCCTGGACATCCCCAACTACAACTTCGACGAGCAGGCCATCCGCCCGCTGGCCAAGCCCGTCGCCCTCCGGTCCGGCGACGTCCTCCGGGTGACCTGCACCCACGACGCCGGCCTTCGCAAGAAGCTTCCCGCGCTGCGCGATCTTCCCGCGCGCTACGTCGTCTGGGGCGAGGGCACGGCCGACGAGATGTGCCTCGGGCTGCTCGTGGCCTCTCCCGCGTCCTGA